The following are from one region of the Arachis duranensis cultivar V14167 chromosome 10, aradu.V14167.gnm2.J7QH, whole genome shotgun sequence genome:
- the LOC107469225 gene encoding uncharacterized protein LOC107469225, protein MGVQEMVAMFLNTVGHGVGNRMIQERFQHSGKTKNPLYGKFRNKGLPFKDELTILFKDVMADGKFAWASSSGMLPSSIEEDGDRYRPYFEEGHVDIKEDSGDSEEGIGASVGVSSEFQHINLSSSQENNSQKSTEKRKRDVVCETTKKKKNFKVSVSKQIADAISRIASASESRSTIVSTFLVPGASIGEVMAEIQKMKMITSNPDFHSRCCQLMIFKPAREMFVSLKGYEQRLLDWLKHAAYNPLPFMQN, encoded by the exons ATGGGAGTTCAGGAAATGGTTGCTATGTTCTTAAATACGGTTGGTCATGGAGTGGGTAATAGGATGATACAAGAAAGGTTTCAACATTCTGGAAAGACA AAAAATCCCTTATATGGAAAATTCAGAAATAAAGGACTTCCTTTTAAAGATGAGTTAACTATATTATTTAAAGATGTTATGGCCGATGGCAAATTTGCTTGGGCTTCCTCATCTGGGATGTTACCAAGTAGCatagaagaagatggtgatagATATCGACCATACTTTGAAGAAGGTCACGTTGATATAAAAGAAGATTCTGGAGATAGTGAAGAAGGTATTGGTGCTAGTGTGGGAGTTAGTTCTGAATTTCAACACATAAATCTTAGCTCTtctcaagaaaataatagtcAAAAGAGTACGGAAAAAAGAAAGCGAGATGTGGTTTGtgaaacaacaaaaaagaagaaaaattttaaagtctCTGTCTCAAAGCAAATTGCAGATGCAATAAGTAGAATTGCCTCTGCATCTGAATCACGCTCAACTATTGTGTCCACATTTCTAGTACCCGGTGCATCTATTGGGGAAGTAATGGCTGAGattcaaaagatgaaaatgatcACTAGTAATCCCGATTTTCATAGTCGTTGTTGTCAACTAATGATATTTAAACCTGCTAGAGAAATGTTTGTATCTTTAAAAGGATATGAGCAAAGATTGTTGGATTGGCTCAAACATGCAGCATATAATCCACTACCATTCatgcaaaattaa
- the LOC110276775 gene encoding uncharacterized protein LOC110276775: MAVCDWDMCFIFALPGWKGTAYDARVFDNAITAPTMNFPHPPPGKYYLVDAGYPTPKGYIGPYKYTEFNQYEHANILDGEDNSYVGESSDQTLTISSSVEMDRVRDSIRDQIINYMQ; encoded by the exons ATGGCTGTATGTGATTGGGACATGTGCTTTATTTTTGCTTTACCTGGATGGAAAGGCACTGCGTATGATGCTCGTGTATTTGATAATGCTATTACAGCTCCTACCATGAATTTTCCGCATCCTCCTCCAg GTAAATATTATTTGGTAGATGCCGGTTATCCAACACCGAAAGGATATATTGGTCCATATAAAT ATACTGAGTTTAATCAATATGAACATGCAAACATTCTTGATGGAGAAGATAATAGTTATGTTGGTGAAAGCTCAGATCAAACTCTAACCATTAGCTCTTCTGTAGAAATGGATCGTGTTCGAGACTCGATTAGAgatcaaattattaattacatGCAGTAG
- the LOC107469242 gene encoding bifunctional aspartate aminotransferase and glutamate/aspartate-prephenate aminotransferase produces the protein MANTLNSATISRTQFGDQCPSFHSVIPPPTRRSLPFITVHKGKRVELNRRRALVAVVKAKSSSFEDSESFGVDISLSPRVNAVKPSKTVAISDQATALVEAGVPVIRLAAGEPDFDTPAVIAEAGINAIREGYTRYTPNAGTFELRSAICHKLKEENGITYTPDQIVVSNGAKQSIAQAVLGVCSPGDEVIIPAPFWVSYPEMARLADATPVILPTSISDNFLLDPKLLESKITEKSRVLILCSPSNPTGSVYPTKLLEKIAQIVAKHPRLLVISDEIYEHIIYAPATHTSFASLPGMWDRTLTVNGFSKAFAMTGWRLGYIAGPKHFIAACGKLQSQFTSGASSISQKAAVAALGLGYAGGEAVSTMVKAFRERRDFLVRSFREMDGVKISEPQGAFYLFLDFSSYYGREVDGFGKIENSESLCRYLLDKGQVALVPGSAFGDDTCIRISYAASLTTLQAAVERIKKALTPLISAALV, from the exons ATGGCGAATACTCTAAACAGCGCTACCATCTCCAGAACCCAATTCGGAGATCAATGCCCCTCTTTCCATTCCGTGATTCCTCCACCTACTCGTAGATCTCTTCCTTTCAT AACGGTGCATAAGGGAAAACGTGTTGAGCTGAATAGAAGAAGAGCTCTTGTGGCGGTTGTGAAAGCGAAGAGTAGTAGCTTTGAAGATTCAGAATCTTTTGGTGTTGATATTTCTTTGAGTCCGAGAGTTAATGCTGTTAAGCCTTCTAAGACTGTTGCCATAAGTGACCAGGCCACTGCTCTTGTCGAAGCCGGAGTGCCGGTTATTCGCTTGGCCGCCGGGGAACCTGATTTCGATACACCTGCCGTCATAGCTGAG GCTGGGATTAATGCTATTCGCGAAGGATACACACGGTACACCCCTAATGCCGGAACATTTGAATTGCGCAGCGCGATTTGTCATAAGTTGAAGG AGGAGAATGGAATTACATATACTCCTGATCAGATTGTGGTAAGCAATGGAGCAAAGCAGAGTATTGCTCAGGCAGTACTTGGAGTTTGTTCACCCGGCGATGAG GTCATTATTCCGGCCCCATTTTGGGTGAGTTACCCAGAAATGGCAAGATTGGCTGATGCAACACCTGTGATTCTTCCAACCAGCATATCTGATAATTTTCTTTTGGATCCCAAACTCCTTGAATCCAAAATCACTGAAAAATCAAGAGTACTTATTCTTTGCTCGCCATCTAACCCAACAGGGTCAGTCTATCCAACGAAATTACTTGAAAAGATAGCCCAAATTGTAGCAAAGCACCCCAGGCTTCTG GTCATCTCTGATGAAATTTATGAACACATAATTTATGCACCAGCAACTCATACGAGCTTTGCATCTTTACCTGGCATGTGGGACAGGACTCTTACTGTGAACGGTTTTTCCAAG GCATTTGCAATGACTGGTTGGCGACTTGGATATATTGCTGGCCCGAAACATTTTATTGCAGCATGCGGAAAGCTTCAAAGTCAG TTCACTTCAGGGGCAAGTAGTATATCCCAGAAAGCTGCAGTTGCTGCCTTAGGGCTAGGCTATGCTGGTGGGGAGGCTGTTTCTACCATGGTGAAAGCATTCAGGGAACGAAGAGATTTCTTGGTTAGAAGTTTTAGAGAGATGGATGGTGTGAAAATATCAGAACCTCAG GGAGCATTTTATCTATTCCTTGATTTCAGCTCCTACTATGGAAGAGAAGTTGATGGTTTCGGTAAAATTGAGAATTCTGAGTCCCTCTGTCGATACCTTCTAGACAAGGGCCAG GTTGCTCTGGTGCCGGGAAGTGCATTCGGAGATGACACTTGCATCCGCATCTCTTATGCTGCATCCCTTACTACCTTACAGGCAGCTGTAGAGAGAATTAAGAAAGCACTTACCCCTCTAATCTCTGCTGCTCTTGTTTGA